From a single Gemmatimonadota bacterium genomic region:
- the nadC gene encoding carboxylating nicotinate-nucleotide diphosphorylase produces MPERLPDLTVDATRVAALALGEDGVLDLTTAVTVRKPVPGQAVLEARTPIVVAGLLYAETTARAAGCSVTWVTGEGGAAEPGPIGQVRGDLAAILRAERAMLNILQRACGIATATRAYVRAIAGTRCQVLHTRKTAPGLRLLDVAAVVAGGGVIHRLDLAHTVMVKDNHWRALERDGRSVAEALVAARARGAIACQVEVETEEQVIEASRAGADRLMVDNQTPGMVARWSELARGLQPTIAIEATGGINLGNARAYAEAGADFISVGALTHSVIAADISLELA; encoded by the coding sequence ATGCCGGAGCGCCTGCCCGATCTCACCGTCGACGCCACCCGGGTTGCGGCGTTGGCGCTCGGTGAAGACGGCGTCCTCGACCTGACGACCGCCGTCACGGTGCGGAAGCCGGTGCCCGGCCAAGCCGTGCTCGAGGCCCGGACACCCATCGTGGTGGCCGGGCTTCTGTATGCCGAGACCACCGCCCGAGCGGCTGGCTGCTCGGTCACTTGGGTCACCGGTGAGGGCGGTGCCGCCGAGCCCGGCCCGATCGGCCAGGTCCGGGGCGATCTGGCTGCCATTCTCCGGGCGGAGCGAGCGATGCTCAACATTCTCCAGCGGGCCTGTGGAATTGCCACCGCGACTCGCGCCTACGTCCGGGCGATTGCCGGAACCAGGTGCCAGGTCCTCCACACCCGGAAGACGGCCCCCGGGCTCCGCCTGCTGGACGTGGCCGCCGTCGTCGCGGGTGGGGGTGTGATTCACCGGCTCGACTTGGCCCACACCGTCATGGTCAAGGACAATCACTGGCGGGCATTGGAGCGCGATGGCCGGAGCGTGGCGGAAGCCTTGGTTGCCGCCCGGGCACGGGGGGCGATCGCGTGCCAAGTGGAAGTCGAGACCGAGGAGCAGGTCATCGAAGCCAGCCGGGCCGGGGCCGACCGGTTGATGGTCGACAACCAGACGCCCGGCATGGTGGCCCGGTGGTCGGAACTCGCCCGGGGTCTTCAGCCCACCATCGCGATCGAAGCGACCGGGGGCATCAACCTCGGCAATGCCCGCGCCTACGCCGAGGCGGGCGCGGACTTCATCTCGGTCGGGGCGCTGACTCACAGCGTCATCGCCGCCGACATCTCACTGGAGCTTGCGTAA
- a CDS encoding electron transfer flavoprotein subunit alpha/FixB family protein: MAAILAVTEQRQGALRKVSLEAVAAARLIADAMGGSTVDAIVLGAGPVEGVTGLGPSGADRVLYATHEGFGLYNPDGYAATIASIGGSYAAVVFAASATGRDLAPRVAAKLRTACATDVTALHVEGGKIVATRPVYAGKAIQKLVLGGTPAILSVRPNTFAPGKADKAGVAETVAVPAFTQRVTVTEIKAPATAALDVTEAPIVVSGGRGLKEPANFKLVEDLAAALGSAAVGASRAVVDAGWREHGAQVGQTGKTVAPSLYVAIGISGAIQHLAGMRTSKVIVAINKDKDAPIFKVADYGIVGDLFEVVPRLTDEIRKLKAE; the protein is encoded by the coding sequence ATGGCTGCCATTCTTGCCGTCACGGAACAGCGCCAGGGTGCGCTTCGCAAAGTCTCCTTGGAAGCAGTAGCGGCCGCCCGCCTGATTGCGGACGCCATGGGGGGGAGCACGGTCGACGCCATCGTCCTTGGCGCCGGGCCGGTGGAGGGGGTGACCGGATTGGGGCCCTCAGGAGCCGACCGGGTCTTGTACGCCACTCACGAGGGATTCGGACTCTACAATCCCGATGGCTATGCCGCGACCATCGCATCGATCGGCGGGAGCTATGCCGCGGTCGTCTTCGCGGCCAGTGCCACCGGCCGGGACCTCGCGCCCCGGGTTGCGGCCAAGTTGCGGACCGCCTGTGCCACCGACGTGACCGCGCTCCACGTCGAGGGCGGGAAGATCGTCGCCACCCGCCCGGTGTATGCCGGCAAAGCCATCCAGAAACTCGTGTTAGGCGGAACACCCGCGATTCTCTCGGTTCGTCCCAACACCTTCGCGCCCGGCAAAGCCGACAAGGCCGGGGTCGCCGAAACGGTCGCGGTGCCCGCTTTTACCCAGCGAGTCACAGTCACGGAAATCAAAGCGCCGGCCACCGCCGCGCTCGATGTCACCGAGGCGCCCATTGTGGTTTCGGGCGGCCGGGGTCTCAAAGAGCCCGCCAACTTCAAATTGGTCGAGGATCTGGCGGCGGCGCTGGGGTCGGCGGCGGTTGGCGCCAGCCGGGCGGTGGTCGACGCCGGATGGCGCGAACACGGCGCCCAGGTTGGCCAGACCGGGAAGACCGTGGCGCCGTCGCTCTACGTGGCGATCGGGATTTCCGGCGCGATTCAGCACTTGGCCGGAATGCGGACGTCGAAGGTCATCGTCGCGATCAACAAGGACAAGGACGCGCCGATCTTCAAGGTGGCCGACTACGGAATCGTCGGCGATTTGTTCGAGGTGGTGCCTCGGCTAACCGACGAGATTCGAAAACTCAAGGCGGAGTAA
- a CDS encoding electron transfer flavoprotein subunit beta/FixA family protein, which yields MKIAVCLKRVPDTTAKIVVGGDGKSIDETGVKFVPNPYDEYALEAALALKDKAGAGETVVYSLGGDAAQETIRTALAMGIDRGVLLQTAGSADGFVVAEALAAELGTGGFDLILFGKMAVDDYNHQVGLMVGELLGLPTISAVSGLTVDGGRVQAEREVEGGVEVVTCALPAVITADKGLNTPRLPSLKGIMAAKKKPLESKPVTLGPGAVSVVGLSLPPERQAGRIVGEGPDAVTLLVQLLRNEAKVI from the coding sequence GTGAAAATCGCGGTTTGTTTGAAGCGGGTTCCCGACACCACGGCCAAAATCGTGGTGGGCGGGGACGGGAAGTCCATCGACGAGACCGGGGTGAAATTTGTCCCGAACCCGTATGACGAGTACGCCCTTGAGGCGGCGCTGGCCCTGAAGGACAAGGCCGGGGCCGGGGAGACCGTGGTCTACTCGTTAGGCGGCGACGCCGCTCAGGAGACCATCCGGACGGCGCTCGCCATGGGCATCGACCGCGGCGTCCTGCTCCAGACCGCTGGTTCGGCGGACGGCTTCGTGGTGGCCGAGGCGCTGGCGGCCGAGCTCGGCACCGGCGGGTTCGATCTGATCCTGTTCGGCAAGATGGCGGTGGATGACTACAACCATCAGGTCGGCCTGATGGTGGGCGAGTTGCTGGGCCTCCCGACGATTTCGGCGGTGTCGGGCCTTACCGTCGACGGCGGCCGGGTCCAGGCCGAGCGCGAAGTGGAGGGCGGAGTCGAGGTCGTGACCTGCGCCCTTCCGGCGGTGATCACCGCCGACAAGGGTCTCAATACCCCGCGGCTACCGTCCCTCAAGGGGATCATGGCGGCCAAGAAGAAGCCCCTCGAGTCGAAGCCGGTTACGCTCGGACCCGGCGCCGTGTCGGTCGTGGGGCTCTCCCTCCCGCCCGAACGCCAAGCCGGCCGGATCGTCGGGGAAGGACCTGACGCCGTCACGCTCCTCGTGCAATTGCTTCGCAACGAAGCGAAGGTGATCTGA
- a CDS encoding acyl-CoA dehydrogenase has product MSVGVAGSQFTGVDLYQIDSLLTEEERAIRDTVRAWVDEHLMPIIGEYYVAGKFPKQLIPGLAELGVLGANLPEEYGCAGLGNVAYGLIMQELERGDSGIRSFASVQGALVMYPIYAFGSEAQRKRWLPTLAQGKDIGCFGLTEPDFGSNPGGMITTAKETKDGWVLNGTKMWITNGSQATVAVVWAKTGEIDDSKSIRGFIVPTDTKGFTGKDQKGKLSLRASDTAELHFEDVHLPKDALLPKSGGLKSPLQCLTQARYGISWGAIGAAMACYDEAVRYSKSRIMFGRPIGGTQIQQVRLADMATEITKAQLLSLQLGRMKEAGTMTPQQVSMAKRNNVDMACECARESRRLLGANGILAEYHSMRHMANLESVYTYEGTHDMHSLILGQEITGLSAY; this is encoded by the coding sequence ATGTCAGTCGGTGTCGCTGGGTCCCAGTTTACCGGAGTCGATCTGTATCAAATCGACTCCCTCCTCACGGAAGAAGAGCGCGCCATCCGGGACACCGTCCGGGCCTGGGTCGATGAGCACCTGATGCCGATCATCGGCGAGTACTACGTCGCCGGCAAATTCCCCAAGCAACTGATCCCCGGCCTCGCGGAACTCGGTGTCCTCGGCGCCAACCTGCCCGAGGAATACGGATGCGCCGGCTTGGGCAACGTGGCCTACGGACTCATCATGCAGGAACTCGAGCGGGGCGACAGCGGGATTCGTTCGTTCGCGTCGGTCCAGGGTGCCCTCGTGATGTACCCGATCTACGCGTTCGGTTCGGAGGCGCAGCGCAAACGGTGGCTCCCGACGCTGGCCCAAGGAAAGGACATCGGCTGCTTTGGTCTGACCGAGCCCGATTTCGGCTCGAACCCGGGCGGGATGATTACCACCGCGAAGGAAACCAAGGACGGTTGGGTCCTGAACGGAACCAAGATGTGGATCACCAACGGATCGCAGGCGACCGTGGCGGTGGTGTGGGCCAAGACCGGCGAGATTGACGACTCCAAGTCGATTCGGGGCTTCATCGTGCCCACCGACACCAAGGGCTTTACCGGCAAAGACCAAAAGGGCAAGCTCTCGCTGCGGGCCTCCGATACGGCCGAACTCCATTTCGAAGATGTCCATCTCCCCAAGGACGCCCTGCTGCCGAAGTCCGGCGGCCTCAAGAGCCCGCTCCAGTGCCTGACCCAGGCCCGGTACGGCATCTCCTGGGGCGCGATCGGTGCGGCGATGGCCTGTTACGATGAGGCCGTGCGCTACTCCAAGAGCCGGATCATGTTCGGCCGGCCGATCGGCGGCACCCAGATCCAACAGGTCCGGTTGGCCGACATGGCCACGGAAATTACCAAGGCCCAATTGCTGTCCCTCCAGTTGGGCCGGATGAAAGAGGCGGGCACCATGACGCCGCAGCAGGTCTCGATGGCCAAACGGAACAACGTGGATATGGCGTGCGAATGCGCCCGGGAATCCCGCCGGTTGCTGGGCGCCAACGGGATCTTGGCCGAGTACCATTCGATGCGCCACATGGCCAATCTGGAATCCGTGTATACCTACGAGGGCACCCACGACATGCACTCGCTGATTCTGGGGCAAGAAATCACCGGACTCAGCGCGTATTAG
- a CDS encoding metallophosphoesterase, whose product MCWSSGVASGRLSRARSRRRRCRARSPGSGSRCRPAAQRPSPTESGSFGRVTTLVHLSDLHFGRDVDLEQINVLESLVPTLGPTAIVISGDLTQRGRHGEFQRALAFVERLRPAAPVHVIPGNHDVAWWETPFGLLGTDRLTVKYRRYFGDDLSPTLELPGLVIASVRTSHGVAFGSMTWKFWRDPAVKGHLPRSEVERVAARFQAAPAGLKVVVLHHNVLRGQISRRMGLAHWRWAEDALRSTGADLVLCGHDHQEGAAAAGRMVVSTAGTHTHRTRGHRPSAFNVITIDDSSITIRPHIWDRARRTFQPGEPARFPRPAER is encoded by the coding sequence ATGTGCTGGAGCAGCGGGGTGGCGAGTGGACGGTTGTCTCGAGCTCGGTCGCGGCGGAGAAGGTGTCGAGCACGATCACCCGGTTCCGGGTCAAGGTGCCGGCCCGCGGCGCAACGACCCTCACCTACCGAGTCAGGGTCGTTTGGTAGAGTGACGACCCTCGTTCATCTCTCGGATCTGCATTTTGGCCGGGACGTTGATCTCGAGCAGATCAACGTGCTGGAGTCCTTGGTCCCGACCCTTGGACCCACCGCCATCGTTATCTCAGGTGATCTGACCCAGCGGGGCCGGCACGGCGAGTTCCAGCGCGCGCTGGCCTTCGTGGAGCGGCTTCGCCCGGCGGCGCCGGTCCATGTGATACCGGGAAATCACGACGTGGCCTGGTGGGAAACTCCGTTCGGCCTGTTGGGCACCGACCGCCTAACAGTCAAGTATCGCCGCTATTTCGGTGACGACCTGTCGCCGACGCTCGAGTTGCCCGGCCTCGTGATTGCCTCCGTCCGGACCAGTCACGGCGTGGCCTTCGGCTCGATGACCTGGAAGTTCTGGCGGGATCCGGCCGTGAAGGGGCACTTGCCGCGCTCGGAGGTGGAGCGGGTCGCCGCCCGGTTCCAGGCCGCGCCGGCGGGCCTCAAGGTAGTCGTCCTCCACCACAACGTCCTCCGGGGTCAGATCTCGCGTCGGATGGGCCTGGCCCACTGGCGATGGGCCGAGGACGCCCTGCGCTCGACCGGAGCCGATCTGGTGCTGTGCGGGCACGACCATCAGGAGGGTGCGGCGGCGGCGGGCCGGATGGTAGTCTCCACCGCGGGCACTCACACCCACCGGACTCGGGGGCACCGGCCGTCGGCCTTCAACGTCATCACAATCGACGATTCGTCGATCACCATCAGGCCTCACATCTGGGACCGGGCCCGCCGCACCTTCCAGCCCGGCGAACCAGCCCGGTTTCCGCGCCCCGCCGAGCGATGA
- a CDS encoding isocitrate/isopropylmalate dehydrogenase family protein: MRYEVTLIPGDGIGPEISDATINAVEATGVTFTWDRQLGGMAAVAATGTPVPEATLESIRHRRVALKGPLTTPSGPGYRSVNVALRREFELFANVRPAKTILPGRYDNIDIVLVRENLEGFYTGIEYWIATKDDPHAAGVTTGVTTRYGCERIVRYAFEYALRTGRKKVTIVHKANILKMVSGLFLEVGHEVAAEYQGRVESTDMIVDNCAMQLVVRPEQFDVIVTTNLFGDILSDEISGLVGGLGLAPGANIGTTASIFEAVHGSAPDIAGTGLANPSALMFAAAMMLEHLGEAEAGGRLRRAIVDTIVKDQVRTKDLGGHATTQQFGDRVAARARG, translated from the coding sequence ATGAGGTACGAAGTGACCCTGATTCCAGGAGACGGAATCGGGCCGGAAATCAGTGACGCGACGATCAATGCGGTTGAAGCAACCGGGGTGACCTTCACGTGGGACCGCCAGCTTGGCGGGATGGCCGCGGTGGCCGCGACGGGCACGCCGGTGCCCGAAGCCACCCTGGAGAGCATCCGGCACCGCCGAGTGGCGTTGAAGGGGCCGCTTACGACCCCCTCGGGTCCGGGCTACCGATCGGTGAACGTCGCGCTCCGCCGCGAGTTCGAGCTGTTTGCCAACGTCCGGCCCGCCAAGACCATTCTCCCCGGCCGGTACGACAACATCGACATCGTGTTGGTGCGGGAAAATCTCGAAGGATTCTATACCGGGATCGAGTATTGGATTGCTACCAAAGACGATCCCCACGCGGCCGGCGTCACCACCGGGGTCACCACCCGATACGGCTGCGAACGGATCGTCCGGTACGCCTTCGAATACGCCCTCCGGACCGGGCGGAAGAAGGTCACCATCGTTCACAAAGCCAATATCCTCAAGATGGTGAGCGGGCTGTTCCTGGAGGTCGGCCACGAGGTGGCGGCCGAGTATCAGGGCCGGGTCGAGTCCACCGACATGATCGTCGACAACTGCGCCATGCAACTGGTGGTCCGGCCGGAACAGTTCGACGTGATCGTGACCACGAACCTGTTCGGCGATATTCTGAGCGATGAAATATCCGGCCTGGTCGGAGGCTTGGGCTTGGCGCCGGGCGCCAACATTGGAACGACGGCCTCGATCTTCGAAGCCGTCCATGGCAGCGCCCCTGACATTGCCGGCACGGGCCTGGCCAATCCGTCGGCGCTGATGTTTGCGGCCGCGATGATGCTGGAACACCTCGGCGAGGCCGAGGCCGGCGGCCGGCTTCGGCGAGCGATCGTCGACACGATAGTGAAAGACCAAGTCCGAACCAAGGATCTGGGTGGCCATGCTACGACTCAACAATTCGGCGATCGCGTCGCGGCTCGGGCTCGCGGCTGA
- a CDS encoding SDR family oxidoreductase, translating into MGRRPIASRQMPFSDFGKSPSWQAVGRSRSAVLPEALEQPVVAPGFAGKTVVVTGGATGLGRAIALEFGRLGCNVAFCFVNLPGRDVREMALLTETILASMGARVLADTCDVRDREHVARFIDAVKEKFGSVHFLVNNAGIAIDGAQWRLTETDWNDVIMTNLIGANNCIASVAPIFRRQRYGKIVSISAHQATRPGFGVTSYAASKSGLEGLTRAVAVELGPSNINVNAVAPGFVRTERLQQLPPEVLERAKTSTVLGRLADPEDVAHVVSFLCSDEARHVTGQVIQVDGGLALER; encoded by the coding sequence ATGGGGCGACGGCCGATAGCTTCGCGCCAGATGCCATTTTCGGATTTCGGGAAATCACCTAGTTGGCAGGCGGTTGGCCGCTCGCGGTCGGCGGTCTTGCCGGAGGCGTTGGAGCAACCGGTGGTGGCTCCCGGGTTTGCCGGCAAGACGGTCGTCGTGACCGGCGGGGCAACGGGCTTGGGGCGGGCCATTGCGCTCGAGTTCGGCCGGCTGGGCTGCAACGTGGCGTTCTGTTTCGTCAATTTGCCGGGCCGGGACGTTCGCGAAATGGCCTTGTTGACCGAAACGATTCTGGCCTCGATGGGCGCCCGCGTGCTGGCCGATACCTGCGACGTGCGGGATCGGGAGCACGTGGCTCGTTTCATCGACGCCGTCAAGGAGAAGTTTGGGTCGGTCCATTTCTTGGTCAACAACGCCGGGATTGCGATCGATGGTGCCCAATGGCGCCTGACGGAGACTGACTGGAACGACGTCATCATGACGAATCTGATCGGGGCCAATAACTGCATCGCCTCGGTTGCCCCGATCTTCCGCCGCCAGCGGTACGGTAAGATTGTCAGTATCAGTGCCCACCAGGCCACCCGGCCGGGGTTCGGGGTCACCAGTTACGCCGCCAGCAAGTCCGGGCTCGAGGGTCTGACCCGGGCCGTGGCGGTGGAACTTGGTCCGAGCAACATCAATGTCAACGCGGTGGCGCCCGGGTTCGTCCGCACCGAGCGCCTGCAGCAACTGCCGCCCGAGGTACTGGAACGGGCCAAGACCAGTACGGTGCTGGGCCGCTTGGCCGATCCCGAAGATGTGGCCCATGTGGTGTCGTTCCTCTGTTCGGATGAGGCCAGGCATGTCACCGGCCAAGTCATTCAAGTGGACGGGGGCCTGGCCCTGGAGCGATAG
- a CDS encoding MFS transporter, which yields MPIPDAPRVPATVKGLAAVSLLNDFASEMVYPLLPAFLTGTLGAGPVVLGALDGAADLASSVIRWWSGPLADRGRWRLPLVWAGYAVATVLRPVMAVTSSAWQVIGVRMLDRMGKGLRSPGRDALIADATPRVMHGRAFGLHRTADHLGAVLGSLMAFELLRRGVPVRQVLGASLIPGIAALGVLTLVLWRARTTIAAEPAPSAPDDDSSTVPRGRLAGLALLAAVRLPEALILLRIQDLGLPVAGVPLVWAVLHIVKSAASYPSGWLADRVGVGPSLVLGTAAYAATAFGLSRDLSPTLAVGLFLSHGLAAGFLEPAERAAVARVAPSRRGRAFGTYQAMAGVGALIFGLGYGWLYQVFGGGLALLVAAGMSVSALGARRSALGSAREG from the coding sequence GTGCCGATTCCTGATGCCCCCCGGGTCCCCGCCACGGTCAAAGGCCTGGCGGCGGTCTCGCTCCTCAATGACTTCGCCAGCGAAATGGTCTATCCGCTGCTGCCGGCGTTCCTGACCGGCACGTTAGGCGCCGGTCCGGTGGTCCTGGGCGCCTTGGACGGCGCGGCCGACCTGGCGTCGTCCGTCATTCGGTGGTGGAGCGGCCCGCTGGCCGACCGGGGCCGCTGGCGCCTCCCCTTGGTCTGGGCTGGCTACGCCGTGGCCACCGTGCTCCGGCCGGTCATGGCGGTCACCTCCTCCGCCTGGCAGGTCATCGGCGTCCGAATGCTCGACCGGATGGGGAAGGGCCTTCGGTCGCCCGGCCGGGATGCCTTGATTGCCGATGCCACTCCCCGCGTGATGCACGGCCGCGCCTTTGGCCTCCATCGGACCGCCGACCATCTGGGGGCCGTGCTCGGGTCGCTGATGGCGTTCGAACTGCTGCGGCGGGGCGTTCCGGTCCGGCAGGTGTTAGGCGCGAGTCTGATTCCGGGAATCGCGGCGCTTGGCGTGCTGACCCTGGTGCTCTGGCGGGCCCGGACCACGATCGCAGCCGAGCCGGCTCCGTCCGCCCCCGACGACGATTCGTCCACCGTGCCAAGAGGTCGGTTGGCGGGGTTGGCGCTGCTGGCCGCGGTCCGCCTGCCAGAAGCGTTGATCCTGCTTCGGATCCAGGATCTGGGCTTGCCGGTCGCCGGGGTGCCGTTGGTGTGGGCGGTGCTCCATATCGTCAAGAGCGCCGCCTCCTACCCTTCAGGGTGGCTGGCCGACCGGGTCGGCGTCGGTCCCTCGCTGGTCCTCGGCACGGCGGCCTATGCCGCGACCGCGTTCGGATTGTCCCGCGACCTCAGCCCGACTTTGGCCGTCGGCCTGTTCCTGTCCCACGGCCTGGCCGCCGGCTTCCTGGAGCCGGCCGAGCGAGCGGCGGTGGCCCGGGTCGCGCCGAGCCGGCGGGGTCGCGCCTTTGGAACCTACCAGGCCATGGCCGGGGTCGGCGCGCTGATCTTCGGCCTCGGGTATGGATGGCTCTACCAGGTGTTCGGCGGAGGACTGGCCCTCCTCGTGGCGGCCGGGATGTCGGTCTCGGCACTCGGCGCTCGGCGCTCGGCACTCGGCTCGGCGCGCGAGGGTTGA
- a CDS encoding nucleotidyltransferase produces MTVQVIIPLAGKGTRVRPHSHLVPKPMLKVAGRPVMDWVMDRIKGLDVSEIIFITGHLKEQVEAYATGRYGVPCRYIEQQVQDGTAGAVNLARPFVHEPILVIFVDTVFEADLTLINRATADGIIWAKEVENYQRFGVVVTDADGYMTKIVEKPTTPISKLANIGLYYIKDVEALWNGIDHTLAAPANKGEFYLTDAFQWMIEHGKKILTAEVGGWYDCGKLDAFLETNQILLEKGAARRGAFPGVTFIDPVLIEEGVSIAGSTIGPNVTVEKGSVITNSTLSHTLVGQKSIITDAVLIHSMLGNRVTVKGFSGSLSVADDSEVTGR; encoded by the coding sequence CTGACCGTGCAAGTCATCATACCCCTGGCCGGCAAGGGGACCCGGGTCCGTCCCCATTCGCACCTGGTCCCGAAGCCCATGCTCAAAGTGGCCGGCCGTCCGGTCATGGATTGGGTCATGGACCGGATCAAGGGCCTCGACGTCTCCGAGATCATCTTCATCACCGGCCACCTCAAAGAGCAGGTCGAGGCCTATGCGACCGGCCGCTACGGGGTGCCGTGCCGGTATATCGAGCAGCAGGTCCAGGACGGGACCGCGGGCGCCGTCAACTTGGCCCGGCCGTTCGTCCATGAGCCGATCCTGGTCATCTTCGTCGACACCGTCTTCGAGGCCGACCTGACCCTGATCAACCGAGCCACCGCCGACGGGATCATTTGGGCTAAAGAGGTCGAGAATTATCAACGGTTCGGGGTCGTGGTGACCGATGCCGACGGCTACATGACGAAGATCGTCGAAAAACCGACGACGCCGATTTCCAAGCTCGCCAACATCGGGCTCTATTACATCAAGGACGTCGAAGCCCTCTGGAACGGGATTGACCACACCCTGGCCGCACCGGCCAACAAGGGCGAGTTCTACCTGACCGATGCCTTCCAATGGATGATCGAACATGGTAAGAAGATCCTGACCGCCGAAGTGGGCGGGTGGTACGACTGCGGGAAACTCGACGCTTTCCTCGAGACCAATCAAATCCTCCTCGAAAAAGGGGCGGCCCGCCGGGGCGCTTTTCCCGGGGTAACCTTCATTGACCCGGTGCTGATCGAAGAAGGCGTCTCGATCGCAGGGTCCACGATCGGGCCGAACGTCACGGTCGAGAAGGGCTCCGTGATTACCAATTCGACCTTGTCGCACACGCTGGTCGGCCAGAAGAGCATCATCACCGACGCGGTGCTCATCCACTCGATGCTCGGCAACCGGGTCACCGTGAAGGGGTTCTCGGGGTCACTCAGCGTCGCGGACGATTCGGAAGTCACGGGCCGATAG
- a CDS encoding cupin domain-containing protein, whose amino-acid sequence MSEIPYRVDKPWGYEVIWARTDRYVGKILHVNAGQVMSCQYHNVKDETMYVLRGELILRTQVAGSGMTARPFRAGESFHIPAKLIHQIEAIQDSDVLEASTPELDDLVRITDRYGRT is encoded by the coding sequence ATGAGTGAAATACCCTATCGGGTCGACAAACCTTGGGGGTATGAAGTGATTTGGGCCCGGACCGACCGCTACGTCGGGAAGATCCTGCACGTGAACGCCGGGCAAGTCATGAGCTGCCAGTACCACAACGTCAAGGATGAAACGATGTATGTCCTCCGGGGCGAACTCATCTTGCGGACCCAGGTGGCTGGTTCGGGCATGACCGCCCGACCCTTTCGCGCCGGCGAGTCGTTTCACATCCCGGCCAAGTTGATTCACCAAATCGAGGCCATCCAGGACTCCGATGTGCTCGAGGCCTCGACCCCCGAGCTGGACGATCTCGTCCGCATCACTGATCGCTACGGGAGAACCTGA
- a CDS encoding 4Fe-4S dicluster domain-containing protein, which yields MKPWDKTGDRRAVIRDSFGEWLRGLVERTEERIIQSRYTRPPGSMPEVGFLAACTRCGACSPVCPVHAILTVPASGGLAAGTPYLEPTSQPCVACPDMPCVQACPTGALTRPANGWTDYRLGTVALVPERCVTFEGSPCRVCVDACPIGERALGQDEAGHPVLRREGCVGCGVCVRECVASPSAFEFHPLEAS from the coding sequence GTGAAACCATGGGATAAGACGGGCGACCGGCGGGCGGTGATTCGCGACAGCTTCGGGGAATGGCTCCGAGGGTTGGTCGAGCGAACCGAGGAACGGATCATCCAAAGCCGGTACACCCGGCCGCCCGGCTCGATGCCCGAGGTCGGGTTCCTGGCCGCCTGCACCCGGTGCGGCGCGTGCTCACCCGTGTGTCCGGTCCACGCGATTCTGACGGTGCCGGCCTCGGGCGGGTTGGCGGCCGGCACGCCCTACCTCGAGCCGACGAGCCAACCGTGTGTGGCGTGCCCGGACATGCCCTGCGTCCAGGCCTGCCCGACCGGGGCGCTGACCCGGCCGGCCAACGGGTGGACCGACTACCGTCTTGGCACGGTGGCGTTGGTTCCGGAACGGTGCGTCACGTTCGAGGGGAGTCCGTGCCGGGTGTGTGTGGATGCGTGCCCGATCGGGGAACGGGCGTTAGGGCAAGATGAGGCCGGCCATCCAGTGCTCCGGCGCGAGGGCTGCGTTGGTTGCGGGGTCTGCGTCCGGGAGTGCGTTGCGTCGCCTTCCGCGTTCGAGTTTCATCCTTTGGAGGCTTCATGA